In Micromonospora ferruginea, the sequence AGTGGCAGGGCGCGCAGGGGTGGCACTCCCGGCGGCACGGCCAGCTCACCGACGTCGCGTACGCCGAGCTGGAGGCGACCGTCGAGCGGATCGTCCACCAGATGGAGATCGAGTGGTCCGACCGGCGCGCCGACGTCGCCGTGGAACTGGTCCTGCCGGTGGAACTGCTCAACGAGGACGTCGCCTGGTGGCGCAAGGAGCCGGCGAGCGTCCACCTGGAACAGAAGGTGCTGGCGATGGACTACCCGGTGGTGGTGCGCAGCCTCAACCGGCTGCGGCAACCGGAGTGGCACCGGGCCTGGCGGCGCCGGTGGGAGCACCTGCAGGCCGAGCCGGCGCACAGCCGGCTGTTCCGCAGCCGGCCGGACGGCTCGGCGTACCTGACCCGGTTGGAGGCCGAGCTGACCGCCGACCCGCGCTGGTCGACCCTGCTGCTCAGCGCCCCGCCGACGCCGTCGAACCCGCTCGGGTTCAAGGAAGTGATGACCGCCCTCCGGGCCGGGCTGCCGGTGATCGTCTGGCACCGCACCCGCCCGTCCGACACGGAGTTCTGGGAGGAGATCCGGGACATGACCGCCGACGGACGCATCGCGCGCCTCCCGGTGCACGCCCGGCGGGCGCGGTTGGACGCGCTCGCGCTGGAGCCGCACGCCGACCGGCACAGCGGCCGGCACCTGGTGGTGCTCTGGGACGACCCGGAACGCACCCCCGAGCTGCACCGGCCCGACGACCGGCCGGGACGGTCGTCGTGAGCGCCCCGGGCACCGCCGGGTGGCGGGTCTACCGGGGCACCGGGGAGCCGCTCGACCCGGCCGAGCGGGACCGCCGCTGGCCGGCGCCGCCGCGCTGGCGCGCCTTCGACGGCGGGCCGGACGAGCCGCCGGCGGCCACCGACGACCCGGACCTGGAGCGCCGGCTCGGCGCGGCGACGGCCGCCCGGCACCCCGACCCCCGCGAGGTGGACGTGGTCAACGCCGCGCTGCTGCTGCGCCGCCCGCTCCTGGTCACCGGTCGCGCCGGGTCCGGCCGGTCCAGCCTGGCCTACCGGATCGCCCGGGAACTCGGCCTGGGCCGGGTGCTGCACTGGCCGGTGTCCACCCACGACACCGTGCGCGCCGGCCTCTACCAGCACGACCCGCTCGGGCGGGTCCGCGCCGGCCGCAGCCCGGACCGCGCGATCGGCGACGAGCTGGGCGAGCATCTCAGCCTCGGGCCGCTGGGCACCGCGCTGCTGCCCTACCGCACACCCCGGGTGCTGCTGGTCGACGAGTTGGACCAGAGCGACATCGACCTGCCCCAGCAACTGCGCACCGTCTTCGACGACGGCGGGTTCGAGATCCCCGAGCTGGTCCGGGCGGCGGAGCACAGCCCGGAGGTCACCGTGCACACCGCGGACCCGGGCGGCCGGGCCACGGTACGCGCCGGGCGGGTGCGCTGCCACGAGTTCCCGCTGGTGGTGATGACCTGCACCGAGGACCGGGTGTTCCCGCCGGCGTTCCTGCGTCACTGCCTGCGGTTGCGGATGGCCGACCCGGACGAGACCACCCTGCTGCAGATGGTCGACGCGCACTTCGCCGAGCGGCCCGCGGGCGCCGCCGGGCTGGTCGGGGCGTACCTGGAGCGCCGGCACGGCCCCGAGGCGCCCACCCTGGACCACCTGCTCGACGCGGTCCAGCTCGCCGCCGCCGACGCCGACGACGCCGCGGACTGGGACCGGCTCGCCGAGGTGCTGTGGCGCGGCGGGCCGACGGCGGACCCGGAATGACCCGGCCGGCCCGGCTCCCCGCCGGCCCGGCCGACCCCGGCGCCGCGACCGCCGGCGAGGAGTCGCTCGCCGACGTGCTGCGTCCGTTCCGGCGGCTGGTCTCGCCGCGGGAGCTGTTCGTGTACGACCAGGAGGCCACCGCCGCCCAGGCCGAGGCGGGACTGGCCCGGCCGGTGCTGCGGCGGGCGGCGCGGGCCCGCTGGGACGTGGTGCTGGTGGTGGACGAGCACCCCTCGATGACGGTCTGGTCGGCCCGGGTGCGGACCTTCACCACCCTGCTCCGCCGGCACATGGCCTTCCACGACGTGCAGGTGTGCCACCTCGCCACCGGTGGGACCCGCCCCGAGGAGGTGCTGCTGCGGCGCGGCCGGCGGGGTCCGGCCGTGCCCGCCGCGTCGGGACTGCCCGCGGTGCGGCGGCACCGGATCGTCCTGGTGCTCTCCGACGGGGCCGCCCCGGCCTGGCGCAGCGGCGCGGCCCTGCCGCACCTGCACGCGTGGGCGCGACGCCAGCCGGTGGCGGTGGTGCACCTGCTGCCGCAGCAGATGTGGCACCGGGGCGGGTTCGCCGCGCAGCGGCTGGGCCTGCGGGCGCCCCGGGCCGGCGCGCCGAACTCGCGGCTGTGGTGGCGGCAACCGGACCCGTTGCGCGCGTGGACCGACGCCGGTCGCCCGGCCGACCCCGACGCGGTGCCGGTGCCGGTGGTGGAGCTGCGGCCCCGCTGGCTGGCCGCCTGGGTGGACCTGGTCGCCGGCCGGCATCCGCGCTGGGTCGACCTGCCGGCCGTCCTGGCGTACGCCCGGCCGCCGCGACCTCCCGACCGGCGTCCCCCGCCGCGGTGGGATCCGGCGGCGGCGGTCCGCGAGTTCGTCTCCTGGGCGTCCCCGACGGCGCTGCGGCTGGCCACCGGGCTGGCCGCGGCGCCGCTGGACCCGGCGGCCGTGGCGGCGGTCCGCGACGAGGTGGTGCCCGAGGCCGGCGACGTGCACCTGGCCGAGGTGCTCACCGGCCCGCTGGTCGAGCCGGGGCCGAGCCGGCTCGGTGTCGACTTCCGGCCCGGCGTCCGGGAGGAGCTGCTGGCGATCGGCCGGCGGGCGGAGACGGTACGGATCCTGCGGGCCCTCGCGGCGCGTCTCGGCCCGGACCGGCCGGAGCTGGCCGCGTGGGGGCCGGTGCTGTCCGACCCGGACGGCGTCCCGCTCGACCTGCCCGGCCCGGCCGCCGACGCCCGGGTGGAGATGGCGGTGCTGCGCGCGCTCTCCGGCCGCTACCTGGGGCGGGCCCGGCGGCTGCGCACCGCGCTGGAGCAGGACACGCCGGACGAACGCGACGTCCGCGACACTCCCGCATCGCGGGGCACGAATGTCATCATGGGTGGAGGCGAAGAAGCCGACGTCCCCCACCGTAGCGTCCCCGCTGAAGGAGCCGGATTGTCGACGACCCCAGTGGACGCCAGCACCCCCGGCCGGACTCCCGCCGTCTGGGGCAACGTCCCGCCGCGCAACCCCAACTTCACCGGTCGCGCCGACCTGCTGACCCTGCTGCACCGGCAGATCCAGGGCGGCACCACGGCGGTGCTGCCGCACGCCCTGCACGGGATGGGCGGCGTGGGCAAGTCCCACCTCGCCGTGGAATACGTCTACCAGCACCAGGGCGAGTACGACCTGATCTGGTGGATCCCGGCCGAACGCGCCACCCAGATCGGCGCCTCCCTGGTCGAGCTGGCCCACCGGATGAACCTGACCGCCGGGCCGGACGTGGGCAGCGCCCGGCTCGCGGTGCAGGAGGCGCTGCGGCTGGGCCGCCCCTACCCGCGCTGGCTGCTGATCTTCGACAACGCGGAGAGCCCGGAGGTGCTGCTGCCCTACCTGCCCACCGGCGGCTCCGGCAGCATCATGATCACCTCACGCAACCCGCAGTGGGCGACCATGGCCCGCACCCTCGAGGTGAACGTCTTCACCCGCGCCGAGAGCGTCGAGCTGCTGCGCCGGCGCGGCCCGGAACTCACCGACGAGCAGGCCGACCGGTTGGCCGACGCGCTCGGCGACCTGCCGCTGGCCCTGGAACAGGCGGCGGCCTGGCGCGCCGAGACCGGCATGCCGGCCGAGGAATACCTGCGACTGTTCGAGGAGAAGCGCGTCGAGCTGCTCGAACAGGCGCCGCCGATGGACTACCAACTGCCCGTGGCGGCCGCCTGGAACGTCTCGCTGGACCGGCTGGTGGTCGCCAACCCGGCCGCGTTCCGGCTGCTGCAGGTGTGCTCCTTCCTGGCCCCCGAGCCGATCCCCCGCACGCTGTTCAGCGGCGCGCAGAACGCCGACATCCACCCCGAGCTCAACGGCGCGCTGCGCGACCCGATGCGGCTCGGCCGGGCCATCCGCGACATCAACCGCTACGCGCTGGCGCGGGTGATCCACCGCACCAACTCGATCCAGATGCACCGGCTGATCCAGGCGGTGCTGCTGGACCGGATGAACGCCGGCGAGCGCGACGCCATGCGGGCCAGCGCCCACCGGCTGCTCGCCACCGGCGACCGCAACGACCCGGACACGCCGGCCAACTGGCCCAGCTACGCCGACCTCTACCCGCACGTGCTGGTCTCCGGCGCGGTCGAGTCCGCCCAGGGCTGGGTGCACCAGCTCATCTACAACGAGGCCCGCTACCTCTACTGGTGGGGCGACATGGAGGCGTCGCTGGAGCTGTCCCGGCACGCCTACGACACCTGGCGGCAGCGGCTCGGCGAGACCGACGCGACCACGCTGCGGATCGGCCAGTGGCTCGGCTTCATGCTCTACCGCCTGGGCCGGCACTCCGAGGCCCGGGAGCTGAACAGCCGGATCCTGCGGGCCCACGAGAGCGCCAGCGACGAGGACACCGAGGAGCTGCTGAGCGCCCGCGGCGCGGTCGCCGCCGACCTGCGCGTCGCCGGCGACTTCGCGCAGGCCCTGGAGATCGACGAGGACGTCTACCGCCGGCACGTGGTGCTGCTCGGCGAGGACGACCCGAGCACCCTCAACGCGGCCCACAACCTCGCGGTCAGCCTGCGCCTGACCGGCGACATGCGACGGGCCTTCGCCGTCGACCGGTCCACCTACGCGCACCGGGTGCTGCTGTTCGGCGAGGACCACGCGCAGACGCTGGAGTCCCACCTCAACCTCATCATCGACCGGCGCGAGCTGGGCGAGTACCTGCCCGCCCGGGCGGAGATGCAGAACGTGGTGGACCGGCTGCCGCTGGTCTGGGGCAGCGCGCAGACCCAGACACTGCTGGCCCGCCGCCGGTTGGCCTCCGCGGTGCGCAAGGCCGGCGACCACGTCACCGCCCGCGACCTCTCCCAGGAGGTACGCGACGGCTTCGCCGCCCGCTACGGCGCGGGCCACCCGGACACCCTGCTCGCCGCGTTCGGTCTCGCCGTCGACCTGCGCGCCACCGGCGACCTCGACTCCGCGGCCCGGCTCAGCGAGGAGATCACCGAGAGCTACCACCGGCTCTTCGGCGACGAGCACCCGTACACGGTGGCGGCCCGCGCCAACGCGGCGATCGTGCACCGGCTGCGCGGCGACGCGGCGCTCGCCCGGTCGGTCAACGAGGCCGGGCTGACCGTGCTCGCCCGCCGCCTCGGGCCGGACCATCCGCTGGTGCTGGCCGCCTCGATCAACCTCGGCAACGATCTCTACGTGCTCGGCGAGCACCGGGCCGCGTACGAGCTGGACCGGGCGACCGTGGACCGGGCGCGGGAGGTGTTCGGGCCGGAGCACCCGACCACGCTGATCGCGCTGGGCAACCTGGCGATGGACCTGATCGCGCTGGAGCGGGTGGCGGAGGGGCGGGCGCTGCTCGACGAGATCGGGCCGACGTTCCACCGGACGCTCGGCGACGCGCACCCGGCGACCCGCGCCGGCCTGGACCCGGCGGTGCGGGGCGACTGCGACCTGGATCCGATGCCGCTGTAGCCGGCCCGCCCCGGCGGCGGCTCGCGTACCGCCACCGGGGCCGGGCGGCTCAGCCGGCGGTCGGGGCCGGCCCGATCCAGGCCGCCAGCTCCACCGGGTCCGCCGGCGAGCCGGCGGCGAGCAGGGCGCCGTGCACGGCGCGGACCAGCTCGGGTCGGCTGCGCAGCGCCGCCGCCGCCTCGTCGAGGCCCAGGGCGGCGCTGGTCAGCGTCAGCCCGGCCCACGCCGACGGGCTGCCCGGCCCGGCGGCCAGCTCGGCCAGGTGCAGGTGGTGCGCGTGCGCGGTGTCGCCGGCGGCGTAGGCCAGGTCGGCCGGACCGGCCCCGGTGACCCGCTCGCCGACCGTCGACGGGTCCTTGCGCAGCCGGTCGAAGCCCTCCGGGTCGGTGAGCCGCCACAGCAGCAGCACCGCGCGGGTGTCCAGCCGGCGCGCGGCGGCGTCCGCCACCACCGGCGGGTCCGCGCCGTCGGTGTCGGGACGGGCCGCGCCGGCCCGCCAGGCGTCGGCGAACGCCCGCACCACCGCCGGGTCGGGGCGCCGGTGGTGCAGCCGCCACTGGGCCCGGTGGTCGTCGACCGCCGCGTCGGCCGCGGCGAGCACCTCCGCCGGCACCGGCTCCGACCGCCAGGTCTCGGCCGTGGCGGCCAGGCCGTCGAGCAGGCGCCGGCCGACGTCGGTCAGCTCCGGCCGGGCGCGCAGCATCGCCACCGTCGCGGCGACCTGCCGCCGCCACCGGGCGAACTCGAAGTGCGCGACCGGGCCGCCGGCGCCGGCGGCCACCGGTCGGTACGCCCGCCAGAACTCGGTGATCCCGACGAACGCGTACACGCCCTGCAGGAGGCCGCCCAGCGGGCGCGGGTCGTCCCGCCACGGCGCGTAGAGCCGGTGCGGCGGCTCGGCGGTCAGCAGCGGCGTCAGGTGCAGCAGGCCGCCGAGCTTGATGTGCTGGAACTCGTGCACCAGCGTCACCGCCAGCTCCGGCGCGTCCTCCGGCTCCGAGATGAGCATGCTGCCGAAGGCGTCCCCGGCCGACGCGCTCATGGTGCGGAACCGCTCGGCCGGGCGCTGCGGCACCACCGAGAACAGGCCGCGGGCGATCGGGGCGGCGCGCTCCGGGCAGACCCGCACGAGCAGTTCCCACGCCTGGGTGAGCAGCGTCCGCCAGCGGTCGACGGCCGCGACCGTGTCCAGGTCCGGCGGGGTCGGGCTGCGCAGATTGCGGTACGGGTCGAGGAAGTCCAGGCCGACGGTCAGCGTCCGGCCGCCGGCCTCGGCCCGCACGGTGGGCAGCGCGAACCAGCCGTCGCCGCCGCCACCGGCCCGGTCGAAGGCGACCCGGTGGCCGTCGAGCGTGACGGTCGCCGCGCCGTCGGCGCCGGCCACCTCGGCCACCGTCCACCGCTGCGGGGCGGGCAGCACGGCGCCGCCCAGCGTGGGCAGCGCGGCGAACCCGTCGCGCACCGGCACCCGCAACGCGAACGACAGGCCCGCGCGGACGCCGGCCACGGCCGCGAGGGCGTGCAGGTAGCCGAGGTCGGCCCAGAGCGGGCCGTCGGCGGTGACGGTGGAGCCGCGCAGCCGGCGCAGCACGTACCCCGCCCAGGTGCCGACGTGCGGGTGCGCGATCAGCCGGTCGACCTCGGCCGGTGCGCGGCGTTGCGCCGCCACCAGCAGGGCCCACGCCTCGGCCACCGGCGGCAGCGGCCCCGCCACCTCCGGCGTGCCGGCCACCGCGTCGAGCACGGCGCGCAACTGCAGCAGCCGCCAACTGTGCTCGGCGGCGAGCAGCTCCTCGACGGTCCCGGCGTCGCCGCCGCCCGCCGCCAGGTCCCCGAAGTGGTGGCGGTCGAGCCGGTGCCGGTCCAGCTCGTCGATCGGCTGCGTGACGGTCATGCTTCCTCCACCCGGGTGGGCGAGATCAGTCGAGTCGTTGCGGATTGTAACCACTGGTGATGCTCTCGGGATCGTCGACACGGCGCAGCAACCGGCCCATGACCGGACCGAGAATCTCCTGGTCAAGCTCGGGAAGCAGGGCGAGATCGACCGGCTTCAGATCGATCAGCTCCGAGTCGACGTCGACAGCGTACGGTTGATTCACGGGGAGTCATTATCCATAGTGGCGGGCCTCCCGGACGCTCGGCGGGCCGAAGAATCCCGGCGTGGCGCGGGGTTTCCGCCGCGCCACGCCGCGTGCGGCGCGGTGCTAGCGTGACGCCGTGGCCAGAACCACTGTGGTGTTCGTCCACGGCTTCCTGTCCTCGGACCAGGTGTGGGCGACGTTCCGTGACCTGATCCGGGCCGACCCGGCGCTCGGCGACGTCGACACCCACGCGTTCCGCTACGCCACCTCGCTGCTGTCCTGGCATCCGTTGCGCCAGGTGCCGACGTTCGACGACGTCGCCGACGGGCTGCGCACGTTCCTGCGGCACGACCTGGCCGACCGGCCCCGGCTGGCGCTTGTCACGCACAGCCAGGGCGGCCTGGTGGCGCAGCGGGCGCTGGCCCGGATGCTCACCGACGACGACGCCGACCTGGCCCGGATCCGCCTGCTGCTGATGTACGCCTGCCCGACCGCCGGATCCGACCTCGGGCTCGCCGCGCGGCGGGCGTTGCTGCGCGCCAACCCGCAGGAGCGGCAACTCCGGCCGCTGAACGCCGCCGTGCTGGACGCCCAGCGCGCCGTGCTGCACCGGATCGTGCACCCGCCCGGGTCGCCGACCCGGGTGCTGGCGTTCGCGGGCGAGAGCGACGCCGTGGTGTCGCCGGCCTCCGCCCGCAGCGTGTTCCCGGACGCCGGCGTGCTGCCCGGCGACCACTTCACCATCGTCCGGCCCGACTCGCCGGAGCACCGGTCCTACCGGGTGCTGCGCCAGGAGTTGCTGCGGCTGGCCGGCGACGACGACCGGCCGCCGGCCGCCCCCATCCCCCACCCGCGCGCCGACGGCGAGCTGGTGGACCTGCTGCTCGCGGTGCCGGGGATGACCGACCCGGCGTTCCGCGCCCAGGCCTACGCGCGGCTGCCGCTGCGGGTACGCGAACAGCTCACCCGGCCCGGCCCGGCCCGGCTGGAACTGCTCGCGGCGCTCGACACGCTGCGCGCGTACCGGCATCTCGCGCCGGGCCGGGCGCTCGCCGACGCGCTGGCGCTGCTGGCACCGGAGCACCCGGTGGTGGCCGAGCTGCGGCCCCGGCTGGTGGCGCTCGACGCCGGGTGAGCCCGGCGCGCTCCTGTCGTACCCGTGGTCCATGATCCTAGTCGTCACAACGGCACGGATCACGGGCCGGCGACGGCGTTCCGGCGTGCCCGGAGCCGGCCGCCGGCGGGGAGGTCGAGACGATGACGGAGCCCACCGACGCCTCCTGGCGACGGCGGAGCGTGCTGCGGGTCGCGCCCCCGGCGCGAGCCCGCAAGCTGGCCAAGGTGCCCTTCGTGGAGCTGGCCGACGGGCGGCTGCAGGGGGTGGTGTCCAGCGGGTCCGACGTGGAGCGGGTCTACGTCTCCTCGGTGACCGCCGGCAGCCACGCGGTCAACTGCAGCACCAACAACAACCGGCCCTGCGGCGGCCTGCGCGGCACGCTGCTCTGCAAGCACCTGCACGCGCTGGCCGACGAGGCCGTCCTGCAGTACGGCGTCGCGCAGGTCGCCCGCTACCTGCGCGTCGACGTCGGCGACGGCGTCGACACCGGCGGCGAGCTGCTGGCCCGCACCGAGGCGCGGCACGAGCCCGGCCCGGCGGCGGTGGTGTTCAGCCGCTTCCTGAGCCACCTGGCCTACCTGGAGGTGCCGCCGACCACCACGCCGGTGCCCGAGCTGCACTGGTTCCCGGCCACGGCGGGGGTGCGCTGATGCTCGCCGCGCAGCTCACCCGGCTCGACGCCGACGCGCCCGCCGGGCTGGCCGAGGCGCTCGCCGTCGTCGACGCCGTCGACGACACGCTGGTGCGCGGCCTGGCCCGCGTCGCCGAACCGGACGCCGCCGCCTGGGCGGCGCTGGCCGACGCGGTCGCCGGCACCCCGCTGGCCGACCGCGTCGCCGAGGCGGTGCGCGCCGCGACCACCGGCGCGCTCACCGAGGAGCACCTGGCCGTGCTCGCCGGCGCCCGCGCCGCGCTGCTCGGCGCCGTCCACGACGCGCTGCTGGAGCGGCTCGACACCGCGCTGCACCGGTCCCGTGTCCCATCGGCCGCCGCCACCGGCGGGCCGGCGGACGCCGCGCCCGCCCGCGCCGGGGCCCGGGCGTGGCTGCACGAGCTGGCGCTCGCCGGCTGGCGCGGCGCCGACCACGAGCTGCTCTCCGGCGTCGCCGCGCCGGTGGAGGCCGCGCTCGCCGAGCCGGCGCTGCGCCGCCTCGCGGTGCTGCTCGACGGCCTCGCCGCCGAGCTGCGCGCCGCCCTGCCGGTGACCGACCCGACCCGGGTCCCCGCCCGCCGGTGGGCCGACCTGTGGAGCCGGGCCGTGCTGCTCGCCGCCGGCGCCACCGCGGAGACCACGCCGGCGGAGCCGGTGTCCGGCCGGCTGCTGCCGCTCGGCGTCGACGTGCACGAACACGACACCGCGTTCCAGGTGCAACTGCACGCCCTGCTCGAACCGGCCGGCGGCGGCGCGGTCCGGCTGGTCCGGGTCACCGTCGGCGCGGCGAAGGTCGCCACCATCGTCGGCCCGGCCGGCTGGCGGCTGCTGGAGGCCTACCCGGTGCTGCTCAAGGCGCTGGCCGAGCGGCGCGCGCTGACCGTCACCGACCTGCCCGCGCACGGCGGCGACCTGCACTGGGTCGACGCCCGCGCGGCGCTCGCCGAGCCGGCCGACCCGTTCGCCACGGCCCGGGTCCTGCTCGCCGACGCGACCGCCGCCGCCACCCCGCCGCTGCACCGCCACCCCGCCGCGATCGCCGAGCCGGTCCTGGTCGAGGGCCGGGTCGACCGTGACGGCGACGGCGGCCCGACGGTCGACCTCGACGGCGCGGTGATCCCGCTGGCCGTCGACCGGCTGCCGGCGGCCGGGCCGCTCACCCCGGCGCTGCTGGCCACCGCCACCACCTGCCTCGGCCTGCTGCGCTGGGACGACGGCCGCTGGCTGCTGCAACCGCTCGCGGTGCGGGCCACG encodes:
- a CDS encoding HEXXH motif domain-containing protein, which codes for MTVTQPIDELDRHRLDRHHFGDLAAGGGDAGTVEELLAAEHSWRLLQLRAVLDAVAGTPEVAGPLPPVAEAWALLVAAQRRAPAEVDRLIAHPHVGTWAGYVLRRLRGSTVTADGPLWADLGYLHALAAVAGVRAGLSFALRVPVRDGFAALPTLGGAVLPAPQRWTVAEVAGADGAATVTLDGHRVAFDRAGGGGDGWFALPTVRAEAGGRTLTVGLDFLDPYRNLRSPTPPDLDTVAAVDRWRTLLTQAWELLVRVCPERAAPIARGLFSVVPQRPAERFRTMSASAGDAFGSMLISEPEDAPELAVTLVHEFQHIKLGGLLHLTPLLTAEPPHRLYAPWRDDPRPLGGLLQGVYAFVGITEFWRAYRPVAAGAGGPVAHFEFARWRRQVAATVAMLRARPELTDVGRRLLDGLAATAETWRSEPVPAEVLAAADAAVDDHRAQWRLHHRRPDPAVVRAFADAWRAGAARPDTDGADPPVVADAAARRLDTRAVLLLWRLTDPEGFDRLRKDPSTVGERVTGAGPADLAYAAGDTAHAHHLHLAELAAGPGSPSAWAGLTLTSAALGLDEAAAALRSRPELVRAVHGALLAAGSPADPVELAAWIGPAPTAG
- a CDS encoding MoxR family ATPase, with amino-acid sequence MSAPGTAGWRVYRGTGEPLDPAERDRRWPAPPRWRAFDGGPDEPPAATDDPDLERRLGAATAARHPDPREVDVVNAALLLRRPLLVTGRAGSGRSSLAYRIARELGLGRVLHWPVSTHDTVRAGLYQHDPLGRVRAGRSPDRAIGDELGEHLSLGPLGTALLPYRTPRVLLVDELDQSDIDLPQQLRTVFDDGGFEIPELVRAAEHSPEVTVHTADPGGRATVRAGRVRCHEFPLVVMTCTEDRVFPPAFLRHCLRLRMADPDETTLLQMVDAHFAERPAGAAGLVGAYLERRHGPEAPTLDHLLDAVQLAAADADDAADWDRLAEVLWRGGPTADPE
- the fxsT gene encoding FxSxx-COOH system tetratricopeptide repeat protein, with amino-acid sequence MEMAVLRALSGRYLGRARRLRTALEQDTPDERDVRDTPASRGTNVIMGGGEEADVPHRSVPAEGAGLSTTPVDASTPGRTPAVWGNVPPRNPNFTGRADLLTLLHRQIQGGTTAVLPHALHGMGGVGKSHLAVEYVYQHQGEYDLIWWIPAERATQIGASLVELAHRMNLTAGPDVGSARLAVQEALRLGRPYPRWLLIFDNAESPEVLLPYLPTGGSGSIMITSRNPQWATMARTLEVNVFTRAESVELLRRRGPELTDEQADRLADALGDLPLALEQAAAWRAETGMPAEEYLRLFEEKRVELLEQAPPMDYQLPVAAAWNVSLDRLVVANPAAFRLLQVCSFLAPEPIPRTLFSGAQNADIHPELNGALRDPMRLGRAIRDINRYALARVIHRTNSIQMHRLIQAVLLDRMNAGERDAMRASAHRLLATGDRNDPDTPANWPSYADLYPHVLVSGAVESAQGWVHQLIYNEARYLYWWGDMEASLELSRHAYDTWRQRLGETDATTLRIGQWLGFMLYRLGRHSEARELNSRILRAHESASDEDTEELLSARGAVAADLRVAGDFAQALEIDEDVYRRHVVLLGEDDPSTLNAAHNLAVSLRLTGDMRRAFAVDRSTYAHRVLLFGEDHAQTLESHLNLIIDRRELGEYLPARAEMQNVVDRLPLVWGSAQTQTLLARRRLASAVRKAGDHVTARDLSQEVRDGFAARYGAGHPDTLLAAFGLAVDLRATGDLDSAARLSEEITESYHRLFGDEHPYTVAARANAAIVHRLRGDAALARSVNEAGLTVLARRLGPDHPLVLAASINLGNDLYVLGEHRAAYELDRATVDRAREVFGPEHPTTLIALGNLAMDLIALERVAEGRALLDEIGPTFHRTLGDAHPATRAGLDPAVRGDCDLDPMPL
- a CDS encoding effector-associated domain 2-containing protein, giving the protein MARTTVVFVHGFLSSDQVWATFRDLIRADPALGDVDTHAFRYATSLLSWHPLRQVPTFDDVADGLRTFLRHDLADRPRLALVTHSQGGLVAQRALARMLTDDDADLARIRLLLMYACPTAGSDLGLAARRALLRANPQERQLRPLNAAVLDAQRAVLHRIVHPPGSPTRVLAFAGESDAVVSPASARSVFPDAGVLPGDHFTIVRPDSPEHRSYRVLRQELLRLAGDDDRPPAAPIPHPRADGELVDLLLAVPGMTDPAFRAQAYARLPLRVREQLTRPGPARLELLAALDTLRAYRHLAPGRALADALALLAPEHPVVAELRPRLVALDAG
- a CDS encoding effector-associated domain 2-containing protein, which gives rise to MTQLPSPGAAQRRRVEEELVDLLSGMRLLQEPDSRRLMVGRLRERLAQHGVNDYANPRDQSIEVARVCLDDLAALIGVVALFEPAAAQLGPLHRLRYEVDLFEVLAAEDWTELRPALTAHRPESLGWLYQRATDHKTATPPSWCVTAWDVFVYLSGQNDPPRGLPPNMLFLVLLEHEVDTETARVIRHRNRRRASLLELTADLDRRRAQVNAGDQTPEPYVYLVVQVEPDLAPGSAGYTVSHYRQWQGAQGWHSRRHGQLTDVAYAELEATVERIVHQMEIEWSDRRADVAVELVLPVELLNEDVAWWRKEPASVHLEQKVLAMDYPVVVRSLNRLRQPEWHRAWRRRWEHLQAEPAHSRLFRSRPDGSAYLTRLEAELTADPRWSTLLLSAPPTPSNPLGFKEVMTALRAGLPVIVWHRTRPSDTEFWEEIRDMTADGRIARLPVHARRARLDALALEPHADRHSGRHLVVLWDDPERTPELHRPDDRPGRSS